One part of the Amphiura filiformis chromosome 5, Afil_fr2py, whole genome shotgun sequence genome encodes these proteins:
- the LOC140153430 gene encoding LOW QUALITY PROTEIN: interferon regulatory factor 2-binding protein-like A (The sequence of the model RefSeq protein was modified relative to this genomic sequence to represent the inferred CDS: deleted 2 bases in 1 codon; substituted 2 bases at 2 genomic stop codons) — MSIVYRMHRQHCYLCDLPRTPWAMLHDFTEPVCRGCVNYEGADRIEMVIDGARQMKRAHSFQDTKSFQLAKPGQVPTMPPQSASVPPRPNSLIDSNVQHSHIINHVEPSPRNPPVSMAERFLGHDPGRARSIHDFTTVQRLSNGPTYHLSEDGDKSRIPHTVTSSMTNPGLLHHLSTHPAAAAAAAACCCSCCXTPRHSVAPNIGLASSPLQSTSSAVGSKRSASDRDRDEREGESGSSSAPLDGNERRXIQHIQEKIIMDRNRKTVRQSLATLSTCTPFEVRFKKDHSLRGRVFSFDASYKPGMDYELKLYIEYPSGSNKVYSSASGVAKQMYQDCLKDLGNKGLSSGFKYLEYEKKHGSNDWRSLGDLLPESIRCFKEAVNLDMLPQPYIDASCPVLPTLTPQWPKHKRQRKLSPEPTPPGEEGPNGSMRLSEEQQQRQQWMQSQAEALKITMTSTGFNTAGSRPPSTATSPLSNPTSSTPPETGSSTQGGPSPMAALMSVTDNVGTPTSPTKGGETVIPGLPGSIMTVANVPNEKSWSPHSPTSQAHRRALYRSKELAQAQQAHGQEPSISSNTNNMPDSSVHQVNSLKCTICHERLEDTHFVQCPSVGGHKFCFPCSRESIKKQGAGAEVYCPSGQKCPLVGTNTPWAFMQGEIVTILGEEVKVKKERDT; from the exons ATGTCGATTGTTTACAGGATGCATCGGCAACACTGTTATCTCTGCGATTTACCGCGCACACCATGGGCTATGCTTCATGACTTTACTGAACCAGTATGCCGTGGTTGTGTCAACTATGAAGGCGCCGATAGGATAGAAATGGTCATCGATGGTGCCCGGCAGATGAAACGTGCACATAGTTTCCAAGATACCAAATCATTCCAACTTGCAAAACCAGGACAAGTCCCGACTATGCCGCCTCAATCAGCCAGTGTACCACCGCGACCGAACTCTTTAATTGACAGCAATGTACAACATAGTCATATTATTAACCATGTGGAGCCGTCGCCAAGGAATCCACCTGTCTCGATGGCTGAGCGATTTTTGGGGCATGATCCCGGACGAGCGAGAAGTATTCACGATTTCACCACAGTTCAAAGATTATCCAATGGACCTACCTATCATCTTTCTGAAGATGGTGATAAATCTCGGATTCCACATACAGTAACGTCAAGTATGACAAATCCAGGACTATTGCATCATTTGAGTACTCATCCTGCTGCCGCCGCGGCTGCTGCTGCT TGCTGCTGCAGCTGCTGCTAAACCCCTCGTCACAGTGTTGCACCAAATATTGGACTTGCATCTTCACCTCTACAAAGTACCTCAAGTGCAGTGGGATCTAAGCGATCTGCTAGTGATAGAGATCGTGATGAACGCGAAGGAGAGAGTGGAAGCAGCAGCGCACCACTGGATGGTAATGAACGGCGATAAATCCAACACATTCAGGAGAAGATCATTATGGACAGAAACCGAAAGACTGTACGTCAAAGTCTGGCAACTTTGTCAACCTGTACGCCATTTGAGGTGAGATTCAAGAAGGATCATTCTCTGCGCGGTCGCGTCTTTTCTTTTGATGCAAGCTATAAACCAGGTATGGATTATGAACTAAAGTTGTATATTGAATACCCAAGTGGTTCCAATAAAGTCTATAGCAGTGCATCAGGTGTAGCAAAACAAATGTACCAAGATTGCCTCAAAGATCTTGGCAACAAAGGACTCTCTTCTGGGTTCAAATACCTCGAATATGAAAAGAAACATGGATCAAATGACTGGAGATCACTTGGTGATCTTTTGCCTGAATCTATTCGCTGTTTCAAGGAAGCTGTGAACTTGGACATGTTACCACAGCCATATATTGATGCTAGTTGCCCAGTTCTCCCTACGCTGACCCCTCAATGGCCCAAACACAAAAGGCAGCGAAAGCTTTCACCAGAGCCAACACCACCTGGTGAGGAAGGTCCAAATGGGAGTATGAGGTTATCGGAAGAACAACAGCAAAGACAGCAGTGGATGCAAAGCCAAGCAGAGGCATTGAAAATAACAATGACATCCACCGGCTTCAACACCGCAGGATCACGACCACCAAGCACTGCAACATCCCCATTAAGTAACCCTACATCAAGCACCCCTCCTGAAACAGGAAGCTCAACTCAAGGAGGGCCATCCCCAATGGCAGCACTCATGTCAGTAACAGACAATGTTGGCACACCAACTTCACCTACCAAAGGTGGTGAAACAGTGATACCAGGTCTTCCTGGTTCCATAATGACAGTGGCCAATGTACCAAATGAAAAATCATGGAGTCCTCACTCTCCAACAAGTCAAGCTCACAGACGAGCATTGTACAGAAGTAAAGAACTAGCACAAGCGCAACAAGCTCATGGTCAAGAACCAAGCATAAGttcaaatacaaacaatatgCCAGACTCCTCTGTTCACCAAGTGAACTCTCTCAAATGTACAATTTGCCATGAACGTTTGGAAGATACACACTTTGTGCAGTGTCCCTCTGTTGGAGGACACAAGTTCTGTTTCCCATGTTCAAGGGAGAGCATCAAAAAGCAAGGTGCTGGAGCAGAAGTTTATTGTCCAAGTGGACAGAAATGCCCCCTTGTCGGTACAAATACTCCATGGGCATTTATGCAGGGAGAAATTGTCACTATCTTGGGGGAAGAAGTGAAGGTGAAAAAGGAGAGAGATACATGA